One Methylosinus sp. C49 DNA segment encodes these proteins:
- a CDS encoding IS110 family transposase, translated as MENVSIIGIDLAKRSFQAHGARADGSVAFHKKLSREKVLAFLGEQSRCVVAMEACGSAHHWGRAISALGHEVRLLPPAYVKPFVKRQKNDSADAEAICEAAIRPTMRFVAVKTEEQQGRAMLFRTRDLLVRQRTQLINALRGHLAEHGVVAPQGPANVKILADAVEETTTSLPLLVVELSRIFLGQIEALANKIADLEKATALEAARGAITRRLQTMPGVGPITAMAIETFAPSMDHFKCGRDFSAWLGIVPRQHSTGGKQLLGRTSKMGQRDIRRLLIVGAMAVVRGACRKGAPEGTLLHRMLGRKPRMLVAIALANKMARSIWAMLTKNEDYRIPVAATI; from the coding sequence ATGGAAAACGTTAGCATCATCGGCATCGACCTTGCAAAACGCTCCTTTCAGGCCCACGGCGCTCGGGCCGATGGCAGCGTGGCGTTCCATAAGAAGCTCTCGCGGGAGAAGGTTCTCGCCTTCTTGGGTGAGCAATCGCGCTGTGTCGTCGCTATGGAGGCTTGCGGAAGCGCGCATCACTGGGGGCGTGCGATCAGTGCATTGGGCCACGAGGTTCGCCTATTGCCGCCGGCCTACGTCAAACCCTTCGTCAAGCGCCAAAAGAATGATTCGGCTGACGCCGAGGCGATCTGCGAAGCAGCGATCCGACCGACCATGCGCTTTGTCGCCGTCAAGACCGAAGAGCAGCAGGGCCGCGCCATGCTTTTTCGTACTCGCGATCTTCTGGTCCGGCAGCGCACGCAGCTCATCAACGCTTTGCGTGGCCACTTGGCCGAGCACGGTGTCGTCGCCCCGCAAGGGCCTGCGAATGTGAAGATACTCGCGGACGCGGTCGAGGAGACGACAACCTCACTTCCGCTTCTGGTGGTCGAGCTGTCGCGTATTTTCCTCGGGCAAATCGAGGCGCTGGCGAACAAGATCGCCGATCTCGAGAAGGCGACGGCTCTCGAAGCCGCCCGCGGCGCGATAACCCGCCGTTTGCAGACGATGCCGGGCGTCGGGCCGATCACAGCCATGGCAATCGAGACCTTCGCGCCGTCGATGGACCACTTCAAATGCGGCCGAGATTTTTCCGCCTGGCTCGGGATCGTTCCACGGCAGCATTCGACCGGCGGCAAACAGCTTCTGGGGAGAACATCGAAGATGGGACAGCGCGACATTCGGCGCCTGCTTATCGTTGGCGCCATGGCCGTCGTGCGTGGGGCCTGCCGGAAGGGGGCGCCGGAGGGAACGTTGCTCCATCGCATGTTGGGACGCAAGCCGCGAATGCTCGTCGCGATCGCGCTCGCCAACAAGATGGCCCGTTCGATCTGGGCCATGCTGACGAAAAACGAGGATTATCGTATTCCTGTAGCTGCAACGATCTGA
- a CDS encoding cyclic peptide export ABC transporter — protein sequence MANKRIREAARPARGWSLWSLFAASKRALAISVVTGTIAGASSMWLLAFITHALEGGKDDLSDIAVAFFALCFVSLASSLVSIMLLSRIAQENLFNLRLWLASRILAAPLREAQMLGEHRMMAALTSDVDSVVNAQEILPALLIEGSKVVAVFAYLWTLSPGLFAFVSAFIASSFLAVRAPQSWGWRWLERARSSENTIFRHFRAVTDGGKELRMNARRRRAFLEQDLRAAAGVLKTQRLRAQAIFIFVERAAEALLYLLIGVILFLVPRFYGLSLEASTGFAVAMLYLGGPLSFIGGWLPKLGRGAAALRNIEAMGLRLTKDTHDADDESRALSQLRPGALELVGVTYRYDNESGDGGCLIGPISLRIPPGEILFLTGGNGSGKTTLALLMLGLLVPEAGELRLGGQKVCDENREAYRQNFSAVFADAYVFDPLLGYGEPPAQARAEKMLTLLELDGKLRIEEGRFSTTALSRGERKRLALLTAYVEDRPLYLFDEWAAEQDPQFRDAFYRRLLPDLKACGKTVVVITHDDRYFHLADHLIRMSAGQIDGPLPGALEIQPSFGQRCEHA from the coding sequence ATGGCGAACAAGCGCATACGAGAAGCGGCGCGACCTGCGCGCGGGTGGAGCCTCTGGAGTCTCTTCGCGGCGTCGAAGCGCGCCTTGGCGATTTCGGTCGTTACCGGGACGATCGCGGGCGCAAGCAGCATGTGGCTGCTCGCATTCATCACGCATGCGCTCGAAGGCGGCAAGGACGACCTGTCGGACATCGCCGTAGCGTTCTTCGCGCTGTGCTTCGTCTCCTTGGCGTCGAGCCTCGTCTCCATCATGCTGTTGTCCCGAATCGCCCAGGAGAATCTCTTCAATCTGCGTCTGTGGCTCGCGTCCCGCATTCTGGCGGCGCCTCTCCGAGAAGCGCAGATGCTGGGAGAGCATCGAATGATGGCGGCTCTGACCAGCGATGTCGACAGCGTCGTCAACGCTCAAGAGATTCTGCCGGCCTTGTTGATCGAAGGCTCCAAGGTCGTCGCCGTCTTCGCCTATCTCTGGACGCTGTCTCCGGGACTCTTTGCTTTCGTATCGGCGTTCATCGCGTCGAGCTTTCTCGCGGTTCGCGCGCCGCAGAGCTGGGGCTGGCGATGGCTCGAACGCGCGCGGTCGAGCGAAAACACGATTTTTCGGCATTTTCGCGCGGTCACGGACGGGGGCAAAGAATTGAGAATGAACGCTCGCCGCCGGCGGGCCTTTCTCGAGCAGGATCTTCGCGCCGCCGCCGGCGTGCTGAAGACGCAGCGATTGCGGGCGCAGGCGATCTTCATATTCGTCGAACGCGCGGCCGAGGCGCTCCTCTATCTGCTCATCGGCGTCATCCTGTTCCTCGTCCCTCGGTTTTATGGACTTTCGCTCGAGGCTTCGACCGGTTTCGCAGTGGCCATGCTCTATCTCGGCGGCCCGTTGTCGTTCATCGGAGGCTGGCTCCCCAAGCTCGGCCGCGGGGCCGCAGCCTTGCGCAACATCGAGGCGATGGGATTGCGGCTCACGAAAGATACGCATGATGCGGACGACGAGTCGCGCGCGCTCTCGCAGCTCCGGCCCGGCGCTCTGGAGCTCGTCGGAGTGACCTATCGATACGACAATGAAAGCGGCGACGGCGGTTGTCTGATCGGTCCCATAAGCCTTCGCATCCCACCCGGCGAAATCCTTTTCCTCACCGGCGGCAATGGAAGCGGAAAGACGACCTTGGCCCTGCTGATGCTCGGTCTCCTCGTCCCGGAGGCGGGCGAGCTGCGCCTCGGCGGACAGAAAGTCTGCGACGAGAATCGAGAGGCCTACCGACAGAACTTTTCCGCGGTCTTCGCCGACGCCTATGTCTTCGACCCGCTGCTCGGCTACGGCGAGCCGCCGGCGCAGGCTCGCGCCGAGAAAATGCTGACGCTGTTGGAGCTCGACGGCAAGCTTCGCATCGAGGAGGGGCGGTTCTCCACGACCGCGCTGTCGCGAGGCGAGCGCAAGAGGCTGGCGTTGCTGACCGCCTATGTCGAGGATCGGCCCCTCTACCTGTTCGACGAATGGGCCGCCGAGCAAGATCCACAATTCCGCGACGCTTTCTATCGACGGCTCCTGCCCGATCTCAAGGCGTGCGGCAAAACGGTCGTCGTGATCACGCATGACGACCGCTATTTTCATCTGGCCGATCATCTCATTCGCATGAGCGCCGGACAGATCGACGGCCCCTTGCCGGGCGCGCTCGAAATCCAACCTTCGTTCGGACAGAGATGCGAACATGCGTAG
- a CDS encoding glycosyltransferase encodes MSNVMFFILHEVGSLNASFRLANDLKARAHRVTYVGVADSRELVEANGFAFVTLFREHFPEGSVGELTNQGVLRRGLAHLLFAPRRHSVFRRFVDYLVAGGDEEFFSALDELQPDIILFSGGPYIEWPALMAQSRGIKSAYFCSTLAPRDGTGLPPMSSAIVPRRRETLWSAARIRAAWKRVEWRRRLLLFGHDRLTRRVAAKYGLTAFRRRTACPRELAIPLTEIVPFPSCFDFPSSPLPDQHYIGASIGLERREVEFPWGLLDADKPLAYCALGTYLWRSPEIYRRFYRAVLDAAEATPQWQWVLAIGGAAGLNALGAIPANAVVVAHAPQIALLRRASVMVSHGGANTVKECIFLGVPMVIFPLGGDHPGIAARATYHGLATNGGELAEVDGARVKSLVEATMNNPHIGVQLAIMQARFAEEEAEGRGVTLLESILRSQGRASTRERAPTDIPRGREAQRATPA; translated from the coding sequence ATGTCGAATGTGATGTTCTTCATCCTGCACGAGGTCGGCTCGTTGAACGCCAGCTTCCGACTGGCGAATGATCTGAAGGCGCGCGCGCATCGCGTGACTTATGTCGGCGTCGCCGATTCACGGGAGCTGGTCGAAGCGAACGGATTTGCGTTCGTCACACTGTTTCGAGAGCATTTTCCCGAGGGAAGCGTCGGAGAGCTGACCAATCAGGGCGTTCTTCGGCGAGGCCTCGCCCATCTCCTCTTTGCGCCTCGCAGACATTCTGTCTTCCGGCGCTTCGTCGATTATCTGGTCGCGGGCGGCGACGAGGAGTTTTTCTCGGCGTTGGACGAGCTGCAGCCCGATATCATTCTCTTTTCGGGCGGCCCCTACATCGAATGGCCCGCGCTGATGGCGCAGTCGCGCGGAATCAAGAGCGCCTACTTCTGCTCCACCCTCGCGCCGCGCGACGGAACCGGCCTCCCGCCGATGTCGTCCGCGATCGTCCCTCGACGCCGCGAGACGCTGTGGAGCGCCGCCCGCATCCGGGCGGCTTGGAAACGGGTCGAATGGCGACGACGGCTGCTGCTTTTCGGTCATGACCGACTGACGCGTCGCGTCGCGGCGAAATATGGACTGACGGCGTTCCGACGGAGGACGGCGTGTCCGAGGGAGCTCGCGATTCCCCTGACCGAAATCGTGCCCTTCCCCTCCTGCTTCGACTTTCCGTCGTCGCCGCTTCCCGATCAGCATTATATAGGCGCGTCGATCGGCCTCGAACGCCGCGAGGTCGAGTTTCCTTGGGGCCTGCTGGACGCCGACAAGCCGCTCGCCTATTGCGCTCTCGGAACCTATCTGTGGCGCTCTCCGGAAATATATCGGCGCTTCTATCGAGCGGTGCTCGACGCGGCCGAGGCGACGCCGCAATGGCAATGGGTGCTGGCGATCGGCGGCGCGGCCGGCCTGAACGCGCTCGGCGCGATTCCGGCGAATGCGGTCGTGGTCGCGCATGCGCCGCAGATCGCCCTGCTGCGGCGCGCGAGCGTCATGGTCAGCCATGGCGGCGCGAACACGGTCAAGGAATGCATATTTCTCGGCGTTCCCATGGTGATATTTCCCCTCGGGGGAGATCATCCCGGCATTGCCGCGCGCGCGACCTATCACGGCTTGGCGACCAATGGCGGAGAGCTCGCCGAGGTCGACGGCGCGAGAGTGAAGTCCCTCGTCGAGGCGACGATGAACAACCCTCATATCGGCGTGCAGCTCGCAATCATGCAGGCGCGCTTCGCAGAAGAAGAGGCGGAGGGACGGGGCGTGACGCTCCTCGAATCCATTTTGCGTTCGCAAGGACGCGCTTCGACAAGAGAGCGCGCGCCGACCGACATCCCTCGTGGGCGCGAGGCGCAGCGGGCGACGCCAGCCTGA
- a CDS encoding CHAT domain-containing protein, whose product MKLSDIFPLTYEAYPQITWWNDEFDWRQRGVDVCEFLVETQHWLIEESDGQMLAFSVSVCADIIEQTARAPDEATASCIDCVRFIAAVIPAQRTLALGQLGDSYGWVLWGISRAHDPTARVNNANYALPPYGDAPHAHNEAVLPFVVDWIQTAYLLARKFGGLDDHCRDFFDYSIHIILTAMANGDLRAGVDATIAMANWATTRGHAGAETLTRTLFQLMQQDFVNAETKARIETLFLTSAAQWTDRTPVEWARHLLETRREHLREHEVFQTMAVATDDLASWTANRTVILTEIRRLSASYHERSPRAEALISLESRASILMPLIYCLTRVGSVDDILDVLWAWYGSVDWERGDSNVLFISPNHGDGVAYVWPHGRWFAPHADISGSLEALLVAVSNALSDYFRGPAGDRIVDLDGRRAGIPAFENGRALAEAVEGHYQLRGLAQQLPHDFAPRAIVVVPGHRDPLQSLFSLGTGRFAALEASLAAAATDRPIEVLSVWPGATQLTEPELECLRAAAQVAGWRLKVREGQLDAAAFKDFYEDPEPDALWVIGHGQQSPYSVYETGLIMDTGDLLPMPQIASLAVPAAGRRLLVLNVCSSGSAQTMDGMARIGLAQELCSPQQQVIAHLWPINYYAALAFGCSLASRLRANPVSIAFRGATNVMRNQNALLEELDSVAPGLAATERFAHGHVAEILDNILCWGCPALFT is encoded by the coding sequence ATGAAGCTCTCAGACATCTTTCCGCTTACTTACGAGGCATATCCTCAGATTACCTGGTGGAATGACGAATTTGATTGGCGACAACGCGGGGTGGACGTCTGCGAGTTTCTGGTAGAAACCCAGCACTGGCTGATTGAAGAAAGCGACGGCCAGATGCTCGCATTCTCGGTCTCGGTATGCGCCGACATCATCGAGCAGACTGCCCGTGCGCCGGACGAGGCAACCGCCAGCTGCATCGACTGCGTAAGGTTTATCGCCGCGGTCATCCCGGCCCAGCGAACGCTCGCGCTAGGCCAACTCGGGGACAGCTATGGCTGGGTCCTCTGGGGAATATCCCGAGCGCACGATCCGACGGCACGGGTAAACAATGCGAACTATGCTCTGCCTCCCTATGGGGACGCGCCGCATGCTCACAATGAAGCCGTGCTGCCATTCGTGGTGGACTGGATCCAAACCGCCTATCTGCTCGCTCGCAAATTCGGCGGCCTCGACGACCACTGCCGGGATTTCTTTGACTACTCGATCCACATCATCTTGACCGCAATGGCGAATGGCGATCTCCGCGCGGGCGTCGACGCAACGATAGCAATGGCCAACTGGGCGACCACACGAGGCCACGCCGGAGCCGAGACCCTGACCAGAACGTTGTTCCAACTCATGCAGCAGGACTTCGTCAACGCAGAGACCAAGGCGCGGATCGAGACGCTTTTCCTCACCTCTGCGGCGCAATGGACGGATCGCACGCCCGTCGAGTGGGCCCGACATCTGCTCGAGACTCGGCGCGAACATCTCAGGGAGCACGAGGTCTTCCAGACAATGGCGGTGGCGACCGACGATCTGGCTTCCTGGACGGCGAACCGAACCGTCATCCTCACGGAAATCCGCCGCCTGTCCGCGTCCTACCATGAAAGATCCCCGCGCGCCGAGGCCCTGATCTCCCTCGAATCTCGCGCCTCTATCCTGATGCCGCTGATCTACTGCCTAACGAGAGTGGGATCAGTCGACGACATTCTGGATGTGCTTTGGGCATGGTACGGCTCAGTCGACTGGGAGCGAGGTGACTCAAATGTCCTTTTCATATCCCCTAACCACGGCGATGGCGTCGCTTATGTCTGGCCCCATGGGCGCTGGTTCGCACCGCATGCGGACATCAGCGGCAGCCTGGAGGCCCTGCTCGTCGCCGTTTCGAACGCCCTGTCGGACTACTTCCGGGGCCCCGCTGGGGATCGCATCGTGGACCTCGATGGGCGTCGGGCAGGCATACCCGCCTTCGAGAATGGGCGGGCCCTGGCCGAGGCCGTCGAAGGTCATTACCAGTTGCGCGGACTAGCCCAGCAGCTGCCGCATGATTTCGCTCCTCGGGCCATCGTGGTTGTGCCTGGCCACCGCGATCCTCTCCAAAGCCTCTTCTCTCTCGGAACAGGCCGATTTGCCGCCCTGGAGGCGAGCCTTGCAGCCGCAGCAACCGACAGGCCAATCGAGGTCCTAAGCGTGTGGCCCGGCGCGACCCAGCTAACCGAGCCGGAACTTGAGTGCCTTCGTGCCGCGGCACAGGTGGCCGGTTGGAGATTGAAGGTGCGTGAGGGCCAACTGGACGCTGCGGCCTTCAAGGACTTCTATGAAGACCCGGAGCCCGATGCGCTCTGGGTTATCGGTCACGGACAGCAGTCGCCCTACAGCGTCTATGAGACTGGCCTCATCATGGATACAGGCGATCTGCTTCCCATGCCACAAATCGCATCGTTAGCCGTCCCTGCTGCCGGTCGCCGTCTCCTCGTACTCAATGTGTGCAGCAGCGGGTCGGCGCAGACAATGGATGGAATGGCACGAATCGGACTCGCGCAAGAACTCTGCTCGCCGCAACAGCAGGTCATCGCCCATCTCTGGCCGATCAACTACTACGCCGCGCTCGCCTTCGGCTGCTCCCTGGCGAGCCGACTGAGGGCCAACCCGGTGAGCATCGCGTTCCGGGGCGCCACCAACGTGATGCGAAACCAGAATGCACTTCTCGAGGAACTCGATAGCGTCGCGCCGGGTCTGGCCGCGACCGAAAGATTCGCTCACGGTCACGTCGCAGAAATTCTGGACAACATCCTCTGCTGGGGATGCCCGGCTCTTTTCACCTGA
- a CDS encoding penicillin acylase family protein, whose translation MRRIWSLAGCVAVIALVAATAALYGLLRLPLHNDSGLRFVPGLHGAVEVAFDAIGEPHIKARDREDAYAALGYATARDRLFQMDLLRRKTGGRLAELFGQALVKDDSWSRAMGFERLAGEILRQLPPGQQAALTSYAAGVNQAMKDAPVWPWEFVVLGYAPEPWRREDSILVALGLADLSYSVDQERTASVMRAALPPAVVEFLTPESDCYNESLAPRAPDRCLSDALPPRELELLLHGRERTERDAALIGGTRAPRGSNGWVVAPGRTRDGRAILANDMHLALGLPNIWYRADLSYGPLRVEGLTLPGLPLVIAGTNGRVAWGLTSVEGDFADLVRLRLEGVDASTYRAPDGARDFSSRIERIGVRGASDVELRVEDTIWGPVLPDPLLGGKVALRWTMLEASSTNLGLIDMDGVSNVKEALPVLRSAGVPPLNGLLADSSGSIAWTFMGKMPKRKGFDGLFAEYWDDGQIGWDGHYTPRELPTIIDPASGFIVNANQRMLSSADFAPGIGHDYSGGYRAWRISQRLREAKQVDEKDMAELQLDTVTDVYGYYRIVALRALKEQSRDRGEELADLIRVLEDWDGRAEARSLGLPVLVEFRKALIESLLSPLLARCRKLEPGFVYDWSNVDEPVRTILESRQADLWPAFANGDKNAFLRSLLTKTAERLRQRHEGRSLSDIRWGDANRVEMAHPLAAASPILASLLNMSHAKLAGCAQCVRYYFAENGKSSGANARMVISPGRETDGLMQMAAGQSGQLLSDHYDDQQSDWVAGHSSPFRRTDTIASISLRPSATRPGSLASIHF comes from the coding sequence ATGCGTAGAATATGGAGCCTTGCGGGCTGCGTGGCCGTCATCGCGCTTGTGGCGGCGACCGCCGCCCTATACGGCCTGTTGCGTCTTCCCCTGCACAACGACAGCGGCCTCCGCTTCGTTCCGGGCTTGCACGGGGCCGTCGAGGTGGCCTTCGACGCGATCGGCGAGCCTCACATCAAGGCTCGAGATCGTGAAGACGCCTATGCCGCATTGGGTTACGCGACGGCCCGCGACCGCCTTTTCCAAATGGATCTCTTGCGCCGCAAGACAGGGGGACGGCTGGCCGAGCTGTTCGGCCAGGCGCTGGTGAAAGACGATAGCTGGAGCCGTGCGATGGGCTTCGAACGGCTGGCGGGCGAGATTTTGCGACAGCTTCCGCCCGGACAGCAGGCCGCGCTGACTTCCTATGCGGCCGGAGTCAATCAGGCGATGAAGGACGCGCCGGTCTGGCCGTGGGAGTTCGTCGTTCTCGGCTATGCGCCGGAGCCGTGGCGTCGTGAGGACAGCATATTGGTGGCGCTCGGCCTCGCGGATCTCTCCTATTCGGTGGATCAGGAGCGCACGGCGAGCGTCATGCGGGCGGCGCTTCCGCCTGCTGTCGTCGAATTCCTCACGCCCGAGAGCGACTGCTACAACGAATCCCTGGCGCCGCGCGCGCCCGATCGCTGCTTGTCGGATGCGCTTCCGCCGCGAGAGCTCGAGCTGCTGCTTCATGGACGCGAGCGAACGGAGCGCGACGCCGCGCTCATCGGCGGAACGCGCGCGCCTCGAGGCTCCAACGGCTGGGTCGTGGCGCCCGGCAGGACGCGGGACGGCCGCGCGATTCTCGCCAATGACATGCACTTGGCGCTCGGCCTGCCCAATATTTGGTATCGAGCCGATCTTTCTTATGGCCCCTTGCGAGTCGAAGGCCTCACTTTGCCCGGCTTGCCTCTGGTGATCGCAGGAACGAACGGACGCGTCGCGTGGGGGCTGACGAGCGTCGAAGGCGATTTCGCCGACCTCGTGCGATTGCGTCTCGAGGGCGTGGATGCGTCGACCTATCGAGCTCCAGACGGCGCCCGTGATTTTTCGTCCCGCATCGAGCGCATCGGCGTGCGCGGGGCGTCCGACGTCGAGCTGCGCGTCGAGGATACCATCTGGGGCCCGGTTCTGCCGGATCCGCTGCTGGGTGGAAAGGTCGCGCTCCGTTGGACGATGCTGGAGGCGAGCTCGACAAATCTCGGATTGATCGACATGGATGGGGTTTCGAATGTTAAGGAGGCGCTGCCCGTCCTGCGCAGCGCCGGCGTTCCGCCGCTCAACGGCCTGCTCGCGGACAGCTCCGGCTCGATCGCATGGACCTTCATGGGCAAGATGCCGAAAAGAAAGGGTTTCGACGGTTTGTTCGCCGAATACTGGGACGACGGACAAATCGGATGGGACGGCCATTACACGCCGCGAGAGCTGCCTACCATCATCGATCCGGCGTCCGGCTTCATCGTCAACGCCAATCAAAGAATGTTGTCGTCCGCCGATTTTGCTCCAGGCATCGGCCACGACTATTCGGGAGGCTATCGGGCGTGGCGGATCAGCCAAAGGCTACGCGAGGCGAAGCAAGTCGACGAAAAGGACATGGCCGAGCTCCAACTGGACACGGTGACGGATGTGTACGGCTATTATCGTATCGTCGCGCTACGCGCCCTGAAAGAGCAAAGCCGGGATCGGGGAGAAGAGCTCGCCGATCTGATCCGCGTCTTGGAAGATTGGGACGGGCGGGCAGAAGCGCGAAGCCTCGGCCTGCCGGTTCTCGTCGAATTTCGTAAGGCTCTGATAGAGTCACTGTTGTCACCGCTCCTTGCACGATGCCGAAAACTGGAGCCGGGTTTCGTGTATGATTGGTCCAATGTGGACGAGCCTGTTCGGACAATCCTGGAAAGCCGGCAAGCCGACCTTTGGCCAGCATTCGCTAACGGCGACAAGAACGCATTTTTGCGATCGCTCCTGACGAAGACCGCGGAGCGGCTGCGACAAAGGCACGAAGGCCGTTCATTGTCGGACATCCGCTGGGGCGATGCGAATCGTGTAGAAATGGCTCATCCGCTCGCCGCGGCGTCGCCGATTCTGGCATCGCTTCTGAACATGTCGCACGCGAAGCTCGCGGGTTGCGCGCAATGCGTGCGCTATTATTTCGCCGAGAACGGCAAGAGCTCCGGCGCAAATGCGCGCATGGTCATTTCGCCGGGGCGCGAAACGGACGGGCTGATGCAGATGGCCGCCGGCCAGTCGGGACAACTCCTGTCCGATCACTACGACGACCAGCAGTCCGATTGGGTCGCCGGCCACTCGAGCCCGTTTCGTCGAACGGACACCATAGCATCGATCAGCTTGAGGCCTTCTGCCACTCGGCCTGGAAGCCTCGCTTCGATTCACTTCTGA